A genomic region of Ovis aries strain OAR_USU_Benz2616 breed Rambouillet chromosome 20, ARS-UI_Ramb_v3.0, whole genome shotgun sequence contains the following coding sequences:
- the LOC101109129 gene encoding histone H4, whose product MSGRGKGGKGLGKGGAKRHRKVLRDNIQGITKPAIRRLARRGGVKRISGLIYEETRGVLKVFLENVIRDAVTYTEHAKRKTVTAMDVVYALKRQGRTLYGFGG is encoded by the coding sequence ATGTCTGGACGCGGTAAAGGTGGGAAAGGCCTTGGGAAAGGCGGCGCGAAACGTCACCGTAAAGTTCTGCGGGATAATATTCAAGGTATTACTAAACCCGCGATCCGCCGCTTGGCTCGTCGCGGTGGGGTCAAGCGCATCTCTGGCCTCATTTACGAGGAAACTCGCGGGGTGCTGAAAGTGTTTTTGGAAAACGTGATTCGCGACGCGGTCACATACACCGAACACGCCAAGCGAAAGACGGTCACGGCCATGGACGTCGTCTACGCGCTGAAGCGTCAGGGACGCACTCTTTACGGATTTGGCGGCTAA